In one Nitrospira sp. CR1.1 genomic region, the following are encoded:
- a CDS encoding AAA family ATPase: protein MELTHLLERLKMEHLLTQLDGVCEQAAKSDLDYQGFLARALEVEWHGRQQRGIESRLKLARFPWLKTLDQFEFEFQPSIDRKVIRELAGLSFVDRTENVILLGPPGVGKTHLAIALGIKAVEGGASVFFLTLETLMSRLVRARHENRLERTLQQLAYPRLLILDELGYLPLSRDEASLFFRLLVRRYERGSLIVTSNKSFADWGEVFNDHVLATAILDRLLHHATTINIKGESYRLREKKKAGLLGRRSIAADEATEGPT, encoded by the coding sequence ATGGAGTTAACGCACCTCCTCGAACGCCTCAAGATGGAGCACCTGCTCACGCAACTCGATGGCGTCTGTGAGCAGGCCGCCAAAAGCGATCTGGACTATCAAGGATTTCTCGCCCGCGCCTTGGAAGTCGAATGGCACGGCCGCCAGCAGCGCGGGATTGAAAGTCGGTTGAAGCTCGCGCGGTTCCCGTGGCTCAAGACGCTCGACCAGTTTGAATTTGAGTTCCAACCCTCGATCGATCGGAAGGTGATCCGGGAACTCGCGGGACTGAGTTTTGTCGACCGGACGGAGAACGTCATTCTGCTGGGGCCGCCCGGCGTCGGCAAAACGCATCTGGCGATTGCCCTTGGTATCAAGGCCGTCGAAGGGGGCGCTTCCGTCTTCTTCTTGACCCTAGAGACTCTCATGAGCCGCCTCGTCCGGGCACGCCATGAAAATCGATTGGAGCGAACGTTACAACAGTTGGCCTACCCCCGGTTGCTGATCCTGGATGAACTTGGCTATCTCCCGCTCTCCCGGGATGAAGCCAGTCTCTTCTTCCGCCTGCTCGTCCGCCGCTACGAGCGGGGCAGCCTCATCGTGACCAGCAATAAAAGCTTTGCGGATTGGGGCGAGGTCTTCAATGACCACGTGCTGGCGACGGCGATCCTGGACCGCCTCCTCCATCACGCGACCACGATTAATATCAAAGGCGAGAGCTACCGGCTTCGGGAAAAGAAAAAGGCCGGGCTCCTGGGACGGCGTTCGATCGCGGCCGACGAGGCCACCGAGGGCCCCACCTGA
- a CDS encoding transposase, with translation MVGYTVNGLMENRHRLLLGINVESFRGPASEMDGGRALLDRFHATQDLRIQTVGADKGYFAKPFLTALVRRRITPHIAAKTTGREAIHQRVRRLSRTVGYRLSQRARKKIEELWGEAKCWHGFRRFQRRGLRQVRDEAYLMGWLLNLKRLANILPAPA, from the coding sequence ATGGTGGGCTATACCGTCAATGGATTGATGGAGAATCGCCATCGGCTCCTGCTGGGGATCAATGTCGAATCGTTTCGAGGGCCGGCTTCCGAGATGGACGGCGGGCGGGCGTTGCTGGATCGGTTTCATGCGACGCAGGATCTTCGGATTCAGACGGTGGGGGCGGATAAAGGCTATTTTGCCAAGCCGTTTCTGACCGCCCTCGTGCGCCGGCGGATCACCCCACACATTGCGGCCAAGACGACGGGACGAGAGGCCATCCATCAGCGGGTGCGTCGGCTGAGTCGGACCGTGGGCTATCGCCTCTCGCAACGGGCGCGCAAGAAGATCGAAGAACTCTGGGGCGAGGCGAAATGCTGGCACGGGTTCCGGCGGTTTCAGCGACGGGGACTGCGGCAGGTTCGAGACGAAGCGTATCTGATGGGCTGGCTGCTGAATCTGAAACGGCTGGCGAACATACTCCCGGCCCCGGCCTAG